A genome region from Tepidibacillus fermentans includes the following:
- a CDS encoding phage holin family protein yields the protein MERLDVFLKTAISFFGATASYFYGGWSALLGVLLSFVIIDYITGVIAASIESKLKSSIGLIGIARKVYIFVLIAIAHLVDQTLGDAHFIRDATIFFYLANELLSIFENIGRTGLPLPEVLKNAVEVLKQKGDRSNE from the coding sequence ATGGAACGATTAGATGTATTTCTTAAAACAGCAATATCATTTTTTGGGGCCACAGCCTCTTATTTTTATGGTGGGTGGTCGGCATTGCTTGGTGTTTTACTCTCTTTTGTAATCATCGACTATATCACCGGCGTGATCGCAGCAAGCATTGAGAGCAAACTGAAAAGTTCAATTGGTTTGATTGGAATCGCACGAAAAGTATATATTTTCGTCCTGATTGCTATCGCACATCTTGTAGATCAGACGCTTGGTGACGCTCATTTCATTCGAGACGCAACAATTTTCTTTTATTTAGCTAACGAACTTTTATCGATCTTTGAGAACATCGGTAGGACAGGCTTGCCATTGCCTGAAGTATTAAAAAATGCAGTAGAAGTTTTGAAACAGAAAGGGGATAGAAGCAATGAGTAA